One stretch of Lottiidibacillus patelloidae DNA includes these proteins:
- a CDS encoding amidohydrolase family protein produces MNNKMLLIIAVVLLAASAYFFTKDSSNETNEENNQREEDITSTEDENEPTDEMLNILGITFAGEEYYVLVSEGDQKALYVGNHEEGKIGNLSLVSEIELSANAKDFQNIEINKNNNYLYIQGIDSNGQNVIDVFDLTSKTAVKEIFVEGNEKISNIKYKDGYMEGMFYAKTNSQEKKAEIILNTLVFDSHMDVLVVDLPTEESFISWIDVTEDIENVVYTITNGSKHTTYIHKLATNETKMVDETEKEAKFILNDKLLYRVATEQPKGGFVTSEVPYTFAIENETNDELTYDVVISNGIVVDPETETMKFGYNIGILGDEIAKISKEQLNGVEEIDASHKIVSPGFIDMLSFNPNLMAAKFKIGDGVTTNLSMHGGTSDFDNFFSQYTRYPTLVNVGGSLYAIRLRYEQGLGNHGTPTQEQIEKMAQRAREEIQKGALAVSFSPEYYPGTTSEEIKAIMKVAKEYGIPTHFHGRYSAITGENTSIDTVKEVLGYARELDAPVHFMHLHSTGGTGAMDEAIAMIEEARAEGYQVTFDIYAYDSWATNIAFERMSGDWQTRFGITYSDIQVAGTTERLTEETFNEMRKKGGIIIVHAMDEEEVIQAMQVPHSMIGSDSIIDIVKEHPRGAGNFARFLGHYVRDKDIVPFMLGLQKVTYLNAKHLEKFTPSMQTRGRINVGATADITIFDYNEILDTATPENPASYSAGIEYVLVSGKIIKDHETIYDNVRNGKIIKAEFQ; encoded by the coding sequence ATGAATAACAAAATGCTTTTAATTATTGCGGTAGTTTTGTTAGCTGCGAGTGCATACTTCTTTACGAAAGATTCTTCTAATGAAACGAATGAAGAAAATAACCAAAGGGAAGAAGATATAACTAGCACAGAAGACGAAAATGAGCCAACTGATGAAATGCTCAACATTTTAGGTATTACCTTTGCTGGAGAAGAGTACTATGTTTTAGTAAGTGAAGGCGACCAAAAAGCTTTGTATGTAGGTAATCATGAAGAAGGTAAGATAGGTAATCTATCTCTCGTTAGTGAAATAGAATTGTCAGCTAATGCAAAAGATTTTCAAAATATAGAGATTAATAAAAACAACAACTATTTATATATACAAGGAATTGATAGTAATGGTCAAAATGTAATTGATGTTTTTGACTTAACAAGTAAGACAGCAGTAAAAGAGATTTTTGTAGAAGGTAACGAGAAAATTAGTAATATTAAATATAAAGACGGCTATATGGAAGGTATGTTTTATGCTAAAACAAACTCCCAAGAAAAAAAGGCAGAAATTATTTTAAATACATTAGTCTTTGATTCACATATGGATGTATTAGTCGTAGACCTACCAACAGAGGAATCTTTCATATCATGGATTGATGTAACGGAAGATATTGAAAATGTCGTATATACAATTACAAATGGGAGTAAACACACGACTTACATTCACAAATTAGCGACAAATGAAACGAAAATGGTTGATGAGACAGAAAAGGAAGCAAAATTTATCTTAAATGATAAGTTATTATACCGCGTTGCAACAGAGCAGCCAAAAGGTGGCTTTGTAACAAGTGAAGTACCATACACATTCGCAATTGAAAATGAAACGAATGACGAACTCACATATGATGTGGTTATTTCAAATGGTATTGTTGTTGATCCTGAAACAGAAACAATGAAATTCGGTTATAACATTGGTATTTTAGGTGACGAGATTGCAAAAATTTCAAAAGAACAGCTAAATGGTGTTGAAGAGATTGATGCAAGTCATAAAATTGTCAGTCCTGGTTTCATTGATATGTTGTCATTTAACCCAAACTTAATGGCGGCAAAATTTAAAATCGGAGATGGAGTAACTACAAACCTTTCGATGCATGGTGGAACTTCAGATTTCGATAACTTTTTCTCGCAATACACGAGATACCCAACGTTAGTAAATGTTGGTGGTTCTTTATATGCTATACGACTTCGCTATGAGCAAGGTCTCGGAAATCATGGAACACCAACACAAGAGCAAATTGAGAAGATGGCACAACGTGCTCGTGAAGAAATTCAAAAAGGCGCACTAGCTGTTTCCTTTAGTCCTGAGTATTATCCTGGAACAACGTCAGAAGAGATTAAAGCGATTATGAAAGTTGCGAAAGAGTATGGGATTCCGACTCATTTTCACGGGAGATATTCAGCGATCACTGGCGAAAATACAAGTATTGATACAGTGAAAGAAGTGTTAGGGTATGCACGAGAACTTGATGCTCCTGTTCACTTTATGCACTTGCATAGTACTGGTGGAACTGGTGCGATGGATGAAGCGATTGCAATGATTGAAGAAGCAAGAGCGGAAGGGTATCAAGTAACATTTGATATTTATGCTTATGATTCGTGGGCAACAAACATCGCTTTTGAACGTATGAGTGGGGATTGGCAAACTCGTTTTGGTATCACATATTCTGACATTCAAGTGGCAGGGACAACTGAACGACTTACAGAAGAAACGTTCAATGAAATGCGTAAAAAGGGCGGTATCATTATCGTTCACGCAATGGATGAGGAAGAAGTAATCCAAGCGATGCAAGTTCCTCACAGTATGATTGGTAGTGACTCAATCATTGATATCGTTAAAGAACACCCTCGTGGTGCTGGTAACTTCGCAAGGTTTTTAGGTCACTATGTGCGTGATAAAGATATCGTTCCATTTATGTTAGGTTTGCAAAAAGTAACATATTTAAATGCCAAGCATTTAGAGAAGTTTACACCATCAATGCAAACGCGAGGTAGAATAAACGTAGGGGCAACAGCTGATATTACTATTTTTGATTATAACGAAATTCTTGATACAGCAACTCCTGAAAACCCGGCATCATACTCAGCTGGAATAGAATATGTGTTAGTATCAGGAAAAATTATTAAAGATCATGAAACGATTTATGACAATGTAAGGAATGGAAAAATAATAAAAGCAGAGTTTCAATAA
- a CDS encoding LSm family protein yields the protein MKKEIRHKEYVERLKELRQKEYIEHEHDPINLRSIKRGEGLTSPTTNLSTEETRILMDYIEQQNLFKITSRSPMLKKSLTLKMFFKKKRNQQVEVFSKVGDISLYTEGKVSAVGRDFVMLTSINKQVWIPFREIDSANIPYGIPNYANTYQHFYYDNNLKGKLLRSFGETVTKRETLMQQFNEDTLRTSLSRWKKTWVKVQLAPEEVHSGKIVSVSKENITLANYKKKMTIKIADVSYIETLSILQVFTIWLKNQ from the coding sequence TTGAAAAAAGAGATACGGCATAAAGAATATGTCGAGCGCTTAAAAGAACTTAGGCAAAAGGAATATATCGAGCATGAGCATGATCCTATTAACTTAAGAAGTATCAAAAGAGGAGAAGGTCTTACATCTCCGACAACAAATTTATCAACTGAAGAAACACGAATATTAATGGATTATATAGAACAACAGAATCTTTTTAAGATTACCTCAAGGTCACCTATGCTAAAGAAAAGTTTGACATTAAAAATGTTCTTTAAAAAGAAAAGAAATCAACAAGTTGAAGTGTTTTCAAAAGTCGGAGATATATCTCTATATACGGAAGGAAAGGTTAGTGCAGTAGGGAGAGACTTTGTGATGCTGACATCAATTAATAAACAGGTTTGGATACCATTCCGCGAGATAGATTCAGCTAACATCCCTTATGGAATCCCAAACTACGCTAATACTTATCAGCATTTTTATTATGATAACAATCTAAAAGGAAAATTGCTCAGGAGCTTTGGGGAGACGGTTACTAAGAGGGAAACATTAATGCAGCAATTTAATGAAGATACGTTAAGAACAAGTTTATCTAGGTGGAAAAAAACGTGGGTAAAAGTGCAGTTAGCACCAGAAGAAGTGCATTCCGGCAAAATTGTATCTGTCTCAAAAGAAAACATTACTTTAGCAAACTACAAGAAAAAAATGACAATAAAAATAGCGGATGTTTCATATATTGAAACGTTGAGTATTCTTCAAGTATTTACCATATGGTTAAAAAACCAATAA
- a CDS encoding multicopper oxidase domain-containing protein, with translation MKRCYHVVAIPIRIVVNTFGDYNPNGAIYVLKENEKKVRTLVKKNPFTPVELIEPLTIRANEGDIVEIIFENKLPFAAGMHFQEADYNVLTSDGANVGFNPDTTISPGEKIKYQVSATREGNYFFSDLGNPSSTEKGSNSNGLFGVLIVEKKYSWWTDPVTGGSLSSGAVADVHNPLLPSFREYTFFFQDEMEINDITGNNPINAETGQESESFHGINYRYEPLHRRKQLLSEGVVCPDCDGEEVHHDSWVFGDPATPIFRGYVGDPVRFRLIHAGVKETHVWHYHAHQWFNDPQNLDSEIFDSQSTSPQSHYNIEPLYGLGSLERTIGDVIIHCHLYPHFAVGMWTINRIFDKLQDGSQCYPNGVPIKALQPLPDRPAPPKPTKEEPGFPNFIPGKVGCKAPRPPLGIVGGREMTELEKNAAVPNPRPGAVFADPCPEDVEVREFNISVIELPITYNKAGWHDKQGRIFILDEDIEDVCSGKKEPEPLVIHMPANTCIRINFTNRLPHILDGDAFQLVSRTYEVGLHVHFVKFDVLVSDGANVGWNYDSSVLPGETIRYEYFADSELKAWFFHDHLFAGLHQQRGVFGSGVIHPRFTKFFDSSTGDEINHGAQITSLHPIIPDYRDFTLMVHDFTLLFDKQGRPINPPKYPGSQEDPGVFGVNYKNEPLQFRLGKDCDPAYSFSSFVHGDPITPILRAYAGDPIRIRLLQGAQEESHSFNVHGLSWKSEPKDLDSIRDDQQHIGISESFTFESFVERAGDYLWTFETEEDLWNGLWGLIRAYDQRVPDLIPLADQRMPNIRTRQLPECTGKPPAPAKKVKSVGPVNSPVKCFNIVAFQTPIIFNQTYGEKEPYGIVFALEEDVEDILCGKKNPEPLIIRANVGDTVEIKLTSRLSIENFPFKDGIYDYPVVKEQAFYPPSLRISLHPQLIQYDVKTSAGETVGYNADQTVGPGETITYRWFVDRPVGVCGMWDMADIRNHRSQGAFGAFICEPRFTKYVHPETLEPIEKGESAVLVNPLLPNTREFVLIMHDGVRLLNNKEQLIIDPVDGILLGEGETIDDFDTYDQGSRGFNYRTERLINRFEDKPELRNLFSSKIFGDPATPIFEAYPGDPVTVRLVTPAERRRTHTFHLHGHYWKFDSNDIVSRIESFVGFNVMGRKANLQLINGAGGLFFYPGDYMYRSGNISWDIELGMWGILRVHKEIKPHLPLLEY, from the coding sequence ATGAAGCGTTGCTACCACGTTGTAGCTATACCAATTCGGATAGTAGTTAATACGTTTGGAGACTATAATCCGAATGGAGCAATATACGTATTAAAAGAAAACGAAAAAAAGGTAAGGACTTTAGTAAAGAAGAATCCTTTCACACCAGTTGAGTTAATCGAACCACTAACGATTCGCGCTAATGAGGGAGACATTGTAGAAATAATCTTTGAAAATAAGCTTCCATTTGCTGCAGGAATGCATTTTCAAGAAGCTGATTATAATGTTTTAACTTCAGATGGAGCAAATGTTGGTTTTAATCCTGATACGACAATTTCACCAGGTGAAAAAATAAAGTATCAAGTTTCTGCTACTCGTGAAGGAAATTATTTCTTTTCCGATCTTGGCAATCCCTCAAGCACTGAGAAAGGCTCAAATAGTAATGGCTTATTTGGTGTATTAATAGTGGAGAAAAAGTATTCTTGGTGGACAGATCCCGTGACAGGAGGTTCTTTATCTAGCGGGGCAGTTGCAGACGTTCACAATCCTTTACTCCCTTCTTTCCGTGAATATACATTTTTCTTTCAAGATGAAATGGAAATTAATGATATTACAGGAAATAACCCAATAAATGCAGAAACAGGACAAGAAAGTGAGTCTTTTCACGGCATTAATTATCGCTACGAACCATTGCATAGAAGAAAACAATTACTTTCTGAAGGTGTCGTCTGCCCTGATTGTGATGGAGAGGAAGTACATCATGATTCCTGGGTGTTTGGCGATCCTGCGACGCCTATTTTCCGAGGGTATGTTGGTGATCCAGTTAGATTCCGTTTAATTCACGCTGGTGTAAAAGAGACACATGTATGGCATTACCATGCTCACCAATGGTTTAATGACCCGCAAAACCTTGATTCAGAAATATTTGACTCCCAATCTACCAGCCCTCAATCCCACTACAATATCGAACCACTATATGGCTTAGGAAGCTTAGAACGGACAATTGGTGATGTAATTATCCATTGTCATTTATACCCTCACTTTGCAGTAGGAATGTGGACGATTAATCGTATTTTTGACAAACTCCAAGATGGTAGTCAATGTTACCCGAATGGTGTTCCTATTAAAGCACTACAGCCACTACCAGACCGCCCTGCACCGCCAAAACCGACAAAAGAAGAACCGGGGTTTCCTAATTTCATTCCAGGCAAAGTTGGCTGTAAAGCACCACGTCCACCGCTAGGAATTGTAGGTGGGAGAGAAATGACGGAGTTAGAAAAGAATGCAGCTGTTCCTAACCCAAGACCAGGAGCTGTGTTTGCTGATCCATGTCCGGAAGATGTTGAAGTTAGAGAATTTAACATCTCGGTAATTGAATTACCAATAACATATAACAAGGCAGGTTGGCATGACAAACAGGGAAGAATATTTATTTTGGATGAAGACATTGAAGATGTTTGTTCTGGGAAAAAAGAACCAGAGCCACTTGTAATTCATATGCCTGCAAATACTTGTATCCGCATTAACTTTACAAATCGATTACCGCACATATTAGATGGAGATGCCTTTCAATTAGTATCACGGACATATGAAGTAGGGTTGCATGTACATTTCGTTAAATTTGATGTCTTAGTTTCAGATGGGGCAAATGTTGGGTGGAACTATGACTCTAGCGTCCTTCCAGGTGAAACTATTCGATATGAATACTTTGCAGATTCAGAGTTAAAGGCATGGTTTTTCCATGACCATTTGTTTGCAGGCTTGCATCAACAAAGAGGTGTCTTCGGTTCAGGTGTCATTCACCCAAGATTTACAAAGTTCTTTGACTCTAGTACAGGGGATGAAATAAATCATGGTGCACAAATTACTTCCTTGCACCCAATTATACCTGATTATCGAGACTTTACCTTAATGGTTCATGATTTTACCCTTCTTTTTGATAAACAAGGAAGACCGATTAATCCACCAAAGTATCCCGGATCGCAAGAAGATCCTGGTGTTTTTGGTGTGAATTATAAAAATGAACCATTGCAGTTTCGTTTAGGAAAAGATTGTGATCCAGCATACTCTTTCAGCTCTTTTGTTCATGGAGACCCAATCACTCCTATTTTAAGGGCTTATGCAGGAGATCCGATACGAATTCGTCTCTTACAAGGAGCACAAGAAGAATCTCATAGCTTTAATGTGCATGGGTTAAGTTGGAAGTCTGAACCAAAAGACCTTGATTCAATTCGAGATGATCAGCAACATATCGGGATATCAGAATCCTTCACATTTGAATCATTTGTTGAAAGAGCTGGTGATTACTTATGGACGTTTGAGACAGAAGAAGACTTGTGGAATGGACTTTGGGGGTTAATAAGAGCTTATGATCAAAGAGTCCCAGATTTAATTCCTTTGGCAGACCAACGTATGCCAAACATTCGAACGAGACAACTGCCAGAATGCACAGGTAAACCGCCAGCACCAGCAAAGAAAGTAAAAAGTGTAGGACCAGTTAATAGCCCAGTGAAATGTTTTAATATTGTCGCTTTCCAAACACCAATCATTTTTAATCAAACATATGGAGAGAAAGAGCCATACGGTATTGTATTTGCTTTAGAGGAAGATGTCGAGGATATTTTGTGTGGAAAGAAAAACCCAGAACCTTTAATTATCAGAGCAAATGTTGGCGACACTGTCGAAATAAAGCTGACTAGCCGCTTATCGATTGAAAACTTTCCATTTAAAGACGGGATTTATGATTATCCTGTTGTTAAAGAACAAGCATTTTATCCACCTTCATTAAGAATTTCTCTGCATCCACAATTAATTCAATATGATGTAAAAACATCGGCAGGAGAAACGGTAGGATACAATGCCGATCAAACGGTTGGACCTGGAGAGACAATTACGTATCGTTGGTTTGTAGATAGGCCCGTTGGCGTATGTGGTATGTGGGATATGGCAGATATTAGAAATCATCGCTCGCAAGGTGCATTTGGAGCTTTTATTTGTGAACCTCGATTTACAAAATATGTACACCCTGAAACGCTTGAACCGATAGAAAAGGGAGAAAGCGCAGTGTTAGTAAACCCTTTATTACCAAATACAAGGGAATTCGTTTTAATTATGCATGATGGAGTAAGGCTATTAAATAATAAGGAGCAGCTGATTATTGATCCTGTGGACGGAATTTTATTAGGTGAAGGAGAAACAATAGACGATTTTGATACGTATGATCAAGGGTCTAGAGGATTTAATTACCGTACAGAACGGTTAATCAATCGCTTTGAAGATAAACCAGAACTTCGTAATTTATTTAGTTCTAAAATTTTTGGTGATCCAGCAACGCCAATTTTTGAAGCGTACCCTGGAGACCCAGTTACTGTAAGGCTTGTGACACCGGCGGAACGGAGAAGAACACATACTTTTCATTTGCATGGCCACTATTGGAAATTTGATTCCAATGACATTGTCTCTAGAATAGAGTCATTCGTAGGATTTAACGTGATGGGAAGGAAAGCTAACTTACAATTAATAAATGGAGCAGGTGGGTTATTTTTCTATCCTGGAGATTATATGTATCGATCGGGCAATATTAGCTGGGACATTGAATTAGGGATGTGGGGGATCTTACGCGTTCACAAAGAAATAAAACCACATTTACCTCTACTTGAATATTAA